A stretch of the Bacillus anthracis str. Vollum genome encodes the following:
- a CDS encoding nitrate reductase gives MLQQLFASPILSIQTLHPGYEEHASDVFLVKTAFEEVIVRSSKMNEEPNNDFWWGCKNLFGIDPRNVHHLELIHELLKKHTNLPIPTILQKHVLNGRKFVSVEKLTGNTLQSFIGQSDSILFSLGKGLAEIHSFQAAFIGNPSGTFQVPLEEFKSHILKVSKELVNRFYSDNASIRNAFPTFEQQLSSLPVPKEATLVLIDMDPTQFLSDGTTITGLVDTEAYAVAPREFEFIGLEYVLTEKEAHAFKSGYETIMPIPQLEKCRQPYRYLYRLLSVQGSVELEKWLRHPSYF, from the coding sequence ATGCTACAACAACTATTCGCTTCACCTATTTTATCTATTCAAACTTTACACCCAGGTTATGAAGAACATGCAAGCGATGTGTTTCTTGTTAAAACAGCATTTGAAGAAGTTATTGTTCGTTCCTCAAAAATGAATGAAGAGCCAAATAATGATTTTTGGTGGGGATGTAAAAACCTATTCGGAATTGATCCAAGAAACGTCCATCATTTAGAACTTATACACGAATTATTGAAAAAGCATACTAACTTGCCCATCCCCACTATTTTGCAAAAACATGTTTTAAATGGCCGAAAGTTTGTTAGTGTCGAAAAACTAACAGGAAATACGCTGCAATCCTTTATCGGACAATCTGATTCAATTTTATTCAGCCTTGGAAAAGGACTAGCAGAAATTCATTCGTTTCAAGCAGCGTTTATAGGAAACCCATCAGGTACTTTCCAAGTTCCACTAGAAGAATTTAAGTCTCACATATTAAAAGTCAGTAAAGAACTTGTAAATAGGTTTTATTCCGATAATGCGAGCATCCGTAACGCATTTCCTACTTTTGAACAACAACTTTCTTCCTTACCGGTACCAAAGGAGGCAACACTCGTTTTAATTGATATGGACCCTACTCAGTTTTTATCAGATGGTACAACTATTACAGGTTTAGTAGATACAGAAGCTTACGCAGTTGCTCCTCGAGAGTTTGAGTTTATCGGACTAGAATATGTACTTACCGAAAAAGAAGCTCATGCTTTTAAAAGTGGTTACGAAACAATTATGCCTATTCCTCAACTTGAAAAGTGTAGACAGCCTTACCGTTATTTATACCGACTGTTGTCTGTTCAAGGGAGTGTGGAATTAGAAAAGTGGCTAAGGCATCCATCCTATTTTTAA